The Xiphophorus hellerii strain 12219 chromosome 5, Xiphophorus_hellerii-4.1, whole genome shotgun sequence genome window below encodes:
- the mttp gene encoding microsomal triglyceride transfer protein large subunit isoform X1 → MLVLAVLLLCAATSVTASTKGAAAAAAAGPRLNNNQLYKFSYTTELLLDKAQGSKEGSAGYRISSDVNINLVWRDPSNKDDQLIQLAISNVRIEPVTERSEKNNILHGATAESILGKTKLAALTKPFLVHLKNGKIKAFYSYWSEPATIKNLKRGISSLLQFQIHTGKVVENDVSGRCTVQYQATQVQVTRTKILETCKTSESGFTTHSTVLGVNRKSSSVTVFKLEDGFIRSAEAEETHFLAVNAHRPTAAKILSRQSLVLLGKEAGPFEAAGKDVAGVVKSVDEKLAAVGVVPEKLKTQCKGCPSLFEHWQAAQKQLEPASLSKAMAPRSFLGFIQSIRKASKDEILKVLKSASKTTLPQVVDAVTSSQTPASLDAMLEFLNFTDAKGSVLQERFLYACGFASHPNERMLQALLNIAKGKICSTEIKESVVIIMGALVHKLCLKGSCNLSTVVQVKKMILEGPESTQVESEVQMYLLALKNSLLPEAIPILTKIAESEVGSYSTIALTALERYDVSLITPEVKQTVNRIYHQNRRIYEKNVRAAAADVILSSNPSYIEVKNLLLSIGNLPHEMNKYMLSKIQDILRFQMPASKIIRQALEDMISHNYDRFAKVGSSSAFSGFMAQSPDVTSTYSLDILYSGSGILRRSNMNIYGASQGSMLHGLQVAIEAQGLESLIAATPDEGEEDLESFAGMSALLFDVQLRPVTFFKGYSDLMSKMFSMTGEPMNVVKGLILLTDHSEVIQLQSGLKANAEFQGGLAIDISGGMEISLWYRESKTSVNNRGALVVTGNVTVDMDFLRAGVEVSFDTEASLDFITTVQFSEYPFLVCMQMDKATFPVSEYFSRYESLSSGKSIMSRKAKKQLVPGSEFPLHQENSNMCKRVFESSW, encoded by the exons ATGTTGGTTCTGGCTGTTTTGTTGCTTTGCGCAGCCACTTCTGTCACAGCTTCTACCAAAG gtgctgctgctgctgctgctgctggacccCGGCTGAACAATAACCAGCTGTACAAATTCAGCTACACCACTGAGCTCCTGCTGGACAAGGCTCAGGGGTCAAAGGAGGGCAGTGCCGGCTACAGAATCTCAAGCGATGTGAACATTAACCTTGTATGGAGAGATCCGAGCAACAAGGATGACCAGCTGATTCAGCTGGCT ATCTCAAATGTGAGGATTGAGCCCGTGACTGAGAggtcagagaaaaacaacatccttCATGGAGCCACGGCCGAAAGCATCTTGGGGAAAACCAAACTAGCAGCTCTAACAAAACCTTTCCTGGTGCATCTGAAAAATGGGAAG ATAAAGGCATTCTATTCCTACTGGTCAGAACCTGCAACCATCAAGAATTTAAAAAGAGGCATCAGCAGCTTGTTGCAGTTTCAGATCCATACCGGGAAAGTTGTTGAG AATGATGTTTCCGGAAGGTGCACAGTTCAGTATCAAGCAACACAAGTTCAAGTTACAAGAACCAAAATCCTGGAGACGTGTAAGACTTCAGAGTCCGGATTTACCACACATAGTACG GTATTGGGTGTAAATAGGAAGTCCAGTTCTGTTACAGTGTTTAAACTTGAAGATGGTTTCATCCGGTCAGCAGAGGCTGAAGAAACTCACTTTCTGGCTGTTAATGCTCACCGACCCACTGCTGCTAAAATCCTATCCAG ACAATCCCTGGTGCTGCTGGGTAAAGAGGCCGGACCATTTGAGGCAGCTGGAAAGGACGTTGCTGGAGTCGTCAAGTCAGTAGatgaaaaactggcagctgttgGTGTTGTTCCTGAGAAACTAAAAACCCAATGCAAAGGCTGTCCTTCA CTCTTCGAACATTGGCAGGCGGCGCAAAAGCAGCTGGAGCCAGCGAGCCTGTCCAAAGCCATGGCTCCTCGCAGCTTCCTGGGCTTCATTCAGAGCATTAGGAAGGCGTCCAAGGACGAGATTCTCAAAGTTCTGAAAAGCGCCAGCAAGACAACCCT ACCTCAGGTGGTAGACGCAGTGACTTCTTCTCAAACCCCTGCATCTCTGGATGCCATGCTTGAGTTTCTTAATTTCACCGACGCAAAGGGTTCCGTTCTGCAGGAGCGTTTTCTCTATGCATGTGGCTTTGCCTCCCATCCCAATGAGAGAATGCTCCAGGCTCTGCTG AACATTGCTAAGGGAAAGATCTGCAGCACGGAAATCAAAGAATCTGTGGTGATCATCATGGGAGCTCTGGTCCACAAGCTGTGTCTGAAAGGAAGCTGTAATTTATCG acAGTGGTGCAGGTGAAGAAGATGATTTTAGAAGGTCCTGAAAGCACGCAGGTTGAGTCCGAGGTCCAGATGTACCTTCTGGCACTGAAGAACTCTCTGCTTCCTGAGGCCATTCCCATCCTCACAAAGATTGCAGAGTCGGAGGTGGGATCTTACAGCACCATTGCCCTTACAGCCCTGGAGAGATATGACGTCAGCCTCATCACCCCAGAG GTCAAACAGACTGTGAACAGGATTTACCACCAGAACAGGCGAATCTATGAGAAGAACgtaagagctgctgctgctgacgtCATCCTCAGTAGCAACCCTTCATACATCGAGGTGAAAAATCTGCTTCTGTCCATCGGAAACCTGCCGCATGAAATGAACAAGTACATGCTGTCGAAGATCCAAGACATCCTTCGCTTTCAAATGCCAGCCAG CAAAATTATACGACAAGCTTTGGAGGACATGATTTCCCATAACTATGATCGCTTTGCTAAAGTTGGGTCATCGTCTGCATTCTCAGGATTCATGGCCC AATCTCCTGATGTGACCTCGACGTACAGTTTGGACATCCTGTACTCAGGCTCTGGTATCCTCAGAAGAAGcaacatgaatatttatggTGCCAGTCAAGGTTCAATGCTACATGGACTGCAG GTGGCGATTGAGGCTCAGGGTTTAGAGTCTCTAATCGCTGCCACTCCCGATGAGGGAGAGGAAGACCTGGAGTCGTTTGCTGGTATGTCAGCTCTGCTGTTCGATGTTCAGCTGCGACCCGTCACGTTCTTCAAGGGTTACAGTGACCTCATGTCCAAAATGTTCTCCATGACCGGGGAGCCAATGAACGTGGTGAAAGGACTCATCCTGCTCACGGATCACTCTGAG GTCATCCAGCTTCAGTCAGGTCTGAAGGCGAATGCAGAGTTTCAAGGAGGCTTAGCCATTGACATTTCCGGAGGGATGGAGATAAGCCTGTGGTACAGAGAGTCAAAAACCAGCGTCAATAACAG AGGAGCCTTAGTGGTCACTGGCAACGTAACGGTGGACATGGACTTTTTGAGGGCTGGTGTGGAGGTCAGCTTTGACACAGAAGCCTCTCTGGACTTCATCACCACAGTCCAGTTCTCTGAATATCCCTTCCTGGTGTGCATGCAGATGGACAAGGCTACCTTCCCTGTCAG tgAATACTTTTCCAGGTATGAGAGCCTGTCATCAGGGAAGAGTATTATGTCACGAAAGGCTAAAAAGCAGCTTGTGCCTGGCTCTGAGTTCCCTCTCCATCAGGAGAACTCCAACATGTGCAAAAGGGTTTTTGAGTCCAGCTGGTAG
- the mttp gene encoding microsomal triglyceride transfer protein large subunit isoform X2: MLVLAVLLLCAATSVTASTKGAAAAAGPRLNNNQLYKFSYTTELLLDKAQGSKEGSAGYRISSDVNINLVWRDPSNKDDQLIQLAISNVRIEPVTERSEKNNILHGATAESILGKTKLAALTKPFLVHLKNGKIKAFYSYWSEPATIKNLKRGISSLLQFQIHTGKVVENDVSGRCTVQYQATQVQVTRTKILETCKTSESGFTTHSTVLGVNRKSSSVTVFKLEDGFIRSAEAEETHFLAVNAHRPTAAKILSRQSLVLLGKEAGPFEAAGKDVAGVVKSVDEKLAAVGVVPEKLKTQCKGCPSLFEHWQAAQKQLEPASLSKAMAPRSFLGFIQSIRKASKDEILKVLKSASKTTLPQVVDAVTSSQTPASLDAMLEFLNFTDAKGSVLQERFLYACGFASHPNERMLQALLNIAKGKICSTEIKESVVIIMGALVHKLCLKGSCNLSTVVQVKKMILEGPESTQVESEVQMYLLALKNSLLPEAIPILTKIAESEVGSYSTIALTALERYDVSLITPEVKQTVNRIYHQNRRIYEKNVRAAAADVILSSNPSYIEVKNLLLSIGNLPHEMNKYMLSKIQDILRFQMPASKIIRQALEDMISHNYDRFAKVGSSSAFSGFMAQSPDVTSTYSLDILYSGSGILRRSNMNIYGASQGSMLHGLQVAIEAQGLESLIAATPDEGEEDLESFAGMSALLFDVQLRPVTFFKGYSDLMSKMFSMTGEPMNVVKGLILLTDHSEVIQLQSGLKANAEFQGGLAIDISGGMEISLWYRESKTSVNNRGALVVTGNVTVDMDFLRAGVEVSFDTEASLDFITTVQFSEYPFLVCMQMDKATFPVSEYFSRYESLSSGKSIMSRKAKKQLVPGSEFPLHQENSNMCKRVFESSW; the protein is encoded by the exons ATGTTGGTTCTGGCTGTTTTGTTGCTTTGCGCAGCCACTTCTGTCACAGCTTCTACCAAAGG tgctgctgctgctgctggacccCGGCTGAACAATAACCAGCTGTACAAATTCAGCTACACCACTGAGCTCCTGCTGGACAAGGCTCAGGGGTCAAAGGAGGGCAGTGCCGGCTACAGAATCTCAAGCGATGTGAACATTAACCTTGTATGGAGAGATCCGAGCAACAAGGATGACCAGCTGATTCAGCTGGCT ATCTCAAATGTGAGGATTGAGCCCGTGACTGAGAggtcagagaaaaacaacatccttCATGGAGCCACGGCCGAAAGCATCTTGGGGAAAACCAAACTAGCAGCTCTAACAAAACCTTTCCTGGTGCATCTGAAAAATGGGAAG ATAAAGGCATTCTATTCCTACTGGTCAGAACCTGCAACCATCAAGAATTTAAAAAGAGGCATCAGCAGCTTGTTGCAGTTTCAGATCCATACCGGGAAAGTTGTTGAG AATGATGTTTCCGGAAGGTGCACAGTTCAGTATCAAGCAACACAAGTTCAAGTTACAAGAACCAAAATCCTGGAGACGTGTAAGACTTCAGAGTCCGGATTTACCACACATAGTACG GTATTGGGTGTAAATAGGAAGTCCAGTTCTGTTACAGTGTTTAAACTTGAAGATGGTTTCATCCGGTCAGCAGAGGCTGAAGAAACTCACTTTCTGGCTGTTAATGCTCACCGACCCACTGCTGCTAAAATCCTATCCAG ACAATCCCTGGTGCTGCTGGGTAAAGAGGCCGGACCATTTGAGGCAGCTGGAAAGGACGTTGCTGGAGTCGTCAAGTCAGTAGatgaaaaactggcagctgttgGTGTTGTTCCTGAGAAACTAAAAACCCAATGCAAAGGCTGTCCTTCA CTCTTCGAACATTGGCAGGCGGCGCAAAAGCAGCTGGAGCCAGCGAGCCTGTCCAAAGCCATGGCTCCTCGCAGCTTCCTGGGCTTCATTCAGAGCATTAGGAAGGCGTCCAAGGACGAGATTCTCAAAGTTCTGAAAAGCGCCAGCAAGACAACCCT ACCTCAGGTGGTAGACGCAGTGACTTCTTCTCAAACCCCTGCATCTCTGGATGCCATGCTTGAGTTTCTTAATTTCACCGACGCAAAGGGTTCCGTTCTGCAGGAGCGTTTTCTCTATGCATGTGGCTTTGCCTCCCATCCCAATGAGAGAATGCTCCAGGCTCTGCTG AACATTGCTAAGGGAAAGATCTGCAGCACGGAAATCAAAGAATCTGTGGTGATCATCATGGGAGCTCTGGTCCACAAGCTGTGTCTGAAAGGAAGCTGTAATTTATCG acAGTGGTGCAGGTGAAGAAGATGATTTTAGAAGGTCCTGAAAGCACGCAGGTTGAGTCCGAGGTCCAGATGTACCTTCTGGCACTGAAGAACTCTCTGCTTCCTGAGGCCATTCCCATCCTCACAAAGATTGCAGAGTCGGAGGTGGGATCTTACAGCACCATTGCCCTTACAGCCCTGGAGAGATATGACGTCAGCCTCATCACCCCAGAG GTCAAACAGACTGTGAACAGGATTTACCACCAGAACAGGCGAATCTATGAGAAGAACgtaagagctgctgctgctgacgtCATCCTCAGTAGCAACCCTTCATACATCGAGGTGAAAAATCTGCTTCTGTCCATCGGAAACCTGCCGCATGAAATGAACAAGTACATGCTGTCGAAGATCCAAGACATCCTTCGCTTTCAAATGCCAGCCAG CAAAATTATACGACAAGCTTTGGAGGACATGATTTCCCATAACTATGATCGCTTTGCTAAAGTTGGGTCATCGTCTGCATTCTCAGGATTCATGGCCC AATCTCCTGATGTGACCTCGACGTACAGTTTGGACATCCTGTACTCAGGCTCTGGTATCCTCAGAAGAAGcaacatgaatatttatggTGCCAGTCAAGGTTCAATGCTACATGGACTGCAG GTGGCGATTGAGGCTCAGGGTTTAGAGTCTCTAATCGCTGCCACTCCCGATGAGGGAGAGGAAGACCTGGAGTCGTTTGCTGGTATGTCAGCTCTGCTGTTCGATGTTCAGCTGCGACCCGTCACGTTCTTCAAGGGTTACAGTGACCTCATGTCCAAAATGTTCTCCATGACCGGGGAGCCAATGAACGTGGTGAAAGGACTCATCCTGCTCACGGATCACTCTGAG GTCATCCAGCTTCAGTCAGGTCTGAAGGCGAATGCAGAGTTTCAAGGAGGCTTAGCCATTGACATTTCCGGAGGGATGGAGATAAGCCTGTGGTACAGAGAGTCAAAAACCAGCGTCAATAACAG AGGAGCCTTAGTGGTCACTGGCAACGTAACGGTGGACATGGACTTTTTGAGGGCTGGTGTGGAGGTCAGCTTTGACACAGAAGCCTCTCTGGACTTCATCACCACAGTCCAGTTCTCTGAATATCCCTTCCTGGTGTGCATGCAGATGGACAAGGCTACCTTCCCTGTCAG tgAATACTTTTCCAGGTATGAGAGCCTGTCATCAGGGAAGAGTATTATGTCACGAAAGGCTAAAAAGCAGCTTGTGCCTGGCTCTGAGTTCCCTCTCCATCAGGAGAACTCCAACATGTGCAAAAGGGTTTTTGAGTCCAGCTGGTAG
- the LOC116720197 gene encoding uncharacterized protein C4orf54, giving the protein MEAAEKTLTYRDDTGLHSNKLLKHIKKEDSEDQHTETNCEESNYVDLDRRPDGLKTVKVTFTGEGNQLSVIKADSSKQEESKTASAESLLETLTKLPTADPDSESEKQAELDSSECSDSDELRYTDMCLNGKSDPELSESHYITTHEIQLTELDHDVDYDLGRGTRWEFEDGNLVYAFVDYASFESDDTREGTLIVERGRSQPKAQSNLSGAAVSTEQEESDLCASSDESLCRTQSGGDPSAGKIHLSIKTSSRAVNDPAGVFDNSAQWCAKHLGDGSHFSFVNPGARAGPPCDRSQYFIPAPGRQHLATKLRRKDINEYSSGASSSISELDDADKEVRNLTAKSFRSLACPYFDAINLSTSSESSMSEYGLNKWSAYVDWNYGNISHNTSSTFPLEMNKTVQDSKRNNRCKTGMKDQQTRICALNKRITSQQTSSGRALQMKEQSAQQGVTLNFHCNVESRTPQGSKCFQKDRPNEMLARSGCEMQYHHTDTSGDTHKRAIFASSLLKNVISKKMQFEQERKMERGEISDTYPSGSPCIHFRDLEGVKERSESRGLHGQTSELRNSMNSPEDHRSRASSCGPAEETKGDRKAADCSGEHQDTPQEPQSGKETDSAKERLDSSSVLTKLLFVPNCQLLSKDGNLAEGLTPSTPATGAKTCEKDLQKLDDKNAESKEKHERVGKAPEIKICLRNVKENKGCTLNIANLLTPKISSNINKYRAADNGRCHILSSGDKAPSFTVRDIRDTKCKFQTPIYHVRDVRKLVKSSYRFVSLNRSDRRCSTVAEEKTKVDPEKPSPIVIKCNSVNTNIKPDSDDTTRAQVEVDTRPDTSCRVATVTPRQGNPDQLETHQNLEAKLEKQRQDKFTGETNERRNDPTMPKQDALEKLKAAVKTMEQLYVFDRNEWKRKTQASHPVADSHVLPLLTMQDQGAADEQEVKNSGRTPQSLTNGKEIQKSQGDRRSLNIIHVPYNHDAFKTQSPQSKTFTNKSVLHFANKEHSSINAQDSALQASSVVRSSKTSTIKPASVKMVGKDKAKSSFTDPTTTKGFLDSENYLTMPGIGCTNETKLLNQKGDSSFTKTNSGDSKVPEQNRSNVTTDCPPATIYHLPTAATSPQNQQQVLRFSPSINMSPTPSGGEIVPQTQRKMLLDPTTGHYYLVDTPILATTKRLFDPETGQYVDVPMPHSPIASVTPVPFSLPPLALAPTYLVYPGFISPTLAAQAVMPQSPCHSEDAAGESIKSNQMSPGTEKAYYSATAEAQQGPLHLPLSLGYVSTKGGPGSSDKKALISITTQQGPRIIAPPSFDGKTMSFVVEHR; this is encoded by the coding sequence GAGAAGCAGGCTGAGTTGGACTCCAGCGAGTGCAGCGACAGCGACGAGCTGCGCTACACCGACATGTGTCTGAACGGCAAGAGCGACCCCGAGCTGTCCGAGTCCCACTACATCACCACGCACGAGATCCAGCTCACTGAGCTCGACCACGACGTGGACTACGACCTGGGCCGCGGGACCCGCTGGGAATTTGAGGACGGCAACCTGGTCTACGCCTTTGTGGATTACGCCTCTTTCGAGAGCGACGACACCCGGGAGGGCACCCTGATCGTGGAGCGCGGCCGGAGCCAGCCGAAGGCGCAGTCTAATCTTAGCGGGGCGGCTGTCAGCACCGAGCAGGAGGAGAGTGATCTGTGCGCCAGTTCGGATGAGAGCCTGTGCAGAACCCAGAGTGGCGGTGACCCGTCTGCGGGGAAGATCCACCTGTCGATTAAAACCTCCTCCAGGGCGGTGAACGACCCCGCAGGCGTGTTTGACAATAGCGCGCAGTGGTGCGCCAAACACCTTGGAGATGGGAGCCATTTCTCTTTTGTGAACCCTGGCGCCAGAGCGGGGCCCCCGTGCGATAGGAGTCAATATTTCATCCCGGCTCCGGGCCGTCAGCACCTTGCAACCAAACTGAGACGGAAAGATATTAATGAGTATTCCAGCGGAGCGTCCAGCTCTATCAGTGAGCTGGACGACGCTGATAAAGAGGTGCGTAACCTAACCGCCAAGTCTTTCCGAAGCTTGGCATGTCCATACTTTGATGCCATCAATCTCAGCACTTCCAGTGAGTCATCCATGTCAGAATATGGCCTGAATAAGTGGTCAGCTTATGTGGACTGGAATTATGGAAACATTTCACACAATACCTCCAGTACTTTCCCACTGGAAATGAATAAGACAGTGCAGGATAGTAAGAGGAACAACAGATGCAAAACTGGCATGAAAGATCAACAGACAAGAATCTGCGCCCTGAACAAGAGAATTACTTCACAGCAGACATCTTCAGGCAGAGCGCTCCAAATGAAGGAACAGTCAGCACAGCAAGGGGTTACACTAAATTTTCACTGTAATGTTGAATCCAGAACTCCCCAGGGCTCCAAGTGCTTCCAAAAGGATCGACCCAATGAAATGTTGGCCAGATCGGGGTGTGAGATGCAGTATCATCACACAGATACCTCGGGGGACACACACAAGAGGGCTATTTTTGCCTCGAGTCTGCTGAAAAATGTCATTtccaaaaaaatgcaatttgaaCAGGAACGCAAAATGGAGAGGGGAGAAATCTCAGACACTTACCCCTCAGGCTCTCCCTGTATTCACTTTAGAGATCTGGAGGGCGTGAAGGAGAGGAGTGAGAGCAGAGGCTTGCATGGGCAAACCTCAGAATTAAGAAACTCTATGAACTCCCCTGAAGATCACAGATCCAGAGCCAGCTCCTGTGGGCCCGCAGAGGAGACAAAGGGTGACAGAAAGGCTGCCGATTGTTCAGGAGAGCATCAGGATACACCACAGGAGCCACAGTCTGGGAAGGAGACAGACTCAGCAAAAGAAAGACTGGACTCCAGCAGCGTTCTGACGAAGCTTCTGTTTGTTCCAAACTGCCAGCTTCTTTCAAAAGACGGAAACCTGGCAGAGGGTTTAACCCCCAGCACACCCGCCACAGGTGCAAAGACATGCGAGAAAGACCTGCAAAAGTTGGAtgataaaaatgcagaaagtaaagaaaaacatgagaggGTGGGGAAAGCACCTGAGATCAAAATCTGCCTGAGAAAcgtgaaagaaaacaaaggctGCACTCTGAATATTGCAAATCTCCTAACACCCAAAATCAGTAGCAACATCAACAAATACAGGGCAGCGGACAATGGCAGGTGTCACATTTTATCCTCAGGAGACAAGGCTCCGAGTTTCACCGTCAGAGACATCAGGGACACAAAGTGCAAATTTCAGACACCAATATATCACGTCAGGGATGTGCGTAAGTTAGTGAAAAGCTCGTATCGTTTTGTCTCTTTGAACAGAAGTGACCGTAGATGTTCCACAGTGGCCGAGGAGAAAACTAAAGTGGATCCAGAAAAACCATCCCCCATTGTGATCAAATGCAACTCTGTTAATACAAACATTAAACCAGATTCAGACGACACAACACGGGCACAAGTGGAGGTAGACACCAGGCCTGACACCTCCTGTAGAGTTGCCACTGTTACGCCAAGACAAGGAAATCCCGATCAACTTGAGACGCATCAAAATCTTGAGGCCAAACTGGAAAAACAGAGGCAGGATAAGTTCACTGGGGAGACAAATGAAAGGAGAAATGACCCCACAATGCCAAAACAGGATGCCCTAGAAAAGCTCAAGGCTGCAGTTAAAACCATGGAGCAGCTTTATGTTTTTGACAGGAATGAATGGAAGCGTAAAACCCAAGCCTCTCACCCTGTCGCAGACAGCCACGTGctgcctctcctcaccatgcAGGATCAGGGAGCTGCAGATGAGCAGGAGGTGAAAAACAGTGGCAGGACACCTCAGTCTCTCACAAACGGCAAAGAAATTCAGAAAAGCCAAGGAGATAGAAGATCTCTGAATATCATTCATGTTCCATACAACCATGACGCTTTTAAAACACAATCACCACAAAGTAAAACCTTCACCAACAAAAGTGTCCTGCATTTTGCCAATAAGGAACACAGCAGCATAAATGCACAAGATTCTGCTTTGCAAGCATCCTCGGTAGTGAGAAGCTCCAAAACGTCGACGATTAAACCAGCATCTGTAAAAATGGTGGGTAAGGATAAGGCCAAATCCAGTTTCACAGATCCCACCACTACAAAGGGTTTCCTGGACTCTGAGAACTACCTAACCATGCCAGGGATTGGCTGCACGAATGAAACCAAGCTGCTCAATCAGAAGGGGGATTCAAGTTTTACCAAAACAAATTCAGGTGATAGCAAGGTGCCAGAGCAAAACAGGTCAAATGTAACCACGGACTGTCCACCTGCAACTATCTACCACCTTCCAACAGCAGCGACAAGTCCTCAAAATCAGCAGCAAGTGTTACGCTTCTCCCCCTCCATCAATATGTCCCCAACCCCGTCTGGAGGAGAAATAGTCCCTCAAACCCAGCGCAAGATGCTCCTGGACCCCACAACTGGACATTATTACCTGGTGGACACGCCCATACTGGCCACCACCAAGAGACTTTTCGATCCAGAGACAGGCCAGTACGTGGATGTCCCCATGCCTCACTCACCCATCGCGTCCGTCACACCCGTACCTTTTTCATTACCCCCCCTAGCTCTCGCCCCCACCTACTTGGTCTACCCGGGCTTCATCTCTCCTACGTTGGCAGCCCAGGCGGTAATGCCACAGTCCCCCTGTCACTCAGAGGATGCAGCAGGAGAAAGCATCAAAAGTAATCAGATGAGCCCAGGTACAGAGAAGGCTTACTACAGCGCGACGGCAGAGGCTCAGCAGGGGCCGCTTCATCTGCCGCTGAGTTTGGGATATGTGTCCACTAAAGGAGGGCCTGGAAGCTCTGACAAAAAGGCACTTATTAGCATCACAACACAGCAGGGTCCAAGAATCATCGCTCCACCCTCGTTTGATGGGAAAACTATGAGCTTTGTGGTTGAGCATCGGTGA